A stretch of Microbacterium caowuchunii DNA encodes these proteins:
- a CDS encoding glycosyltransferase: protein MQVTVVVPTYNEAPNVAELVRRIVAGTDRLVAEILLVDDSTDDTPQVIERVARTAPVPVRVIHRDVPTGGLGGAVAVGLAAAVSDVCVVMDGDLQHPPEDIPALVSRYLQGDVDVVVASRYGGEGAAGGLADRTRILVSRASTHVTKAMFPKRLRDVSDPMTGFFLIDRRSVDLSQLRPQGFKILLEILARRPMRVGEIPFSFADRHAGASKASFRQGIHFLSQLTALRFGKMSLFAIIGGLGAVANLAIVWALSQLGVADVVAMIIAAETTIIANFALQERFVFQDVKADASGLATRFVKSFAFNNAELVVRIPITALIISNWHISVVIATGITLVAAFILRFLFHSLVVYAPRRTSAPASPARKLVEELDRQAISPGEL from the coding sequence ATGCAGGTCACGGTGGTGGTCCCGACCTACAACGAGGCGCCCAACGTCGCCGAATTGGTCCGTCGGATCGTCGCCGGCACGGACCGCCTCGTCGCGGAGATCCTGCTCGTGGACGACAGCACGGATGACACCCCGCAGGTCATCGAGCGGGTGGCGCGCACAGCCCCTGTCCCGGTCCGCGTCATCCACCGCGACGTTCCCACCGGCGGCCTCGGCGGAGCGGTGGCCGTGGGCCTCGCTGCCGCAGTCTCGGACGTGTGCGTGGTCATGGACGGCGATCTGCAGCATCCGCCGGAGGACATCCCCGCCCTCGTGTCGCGCTATCTGCAGGGCGACGTCGACGTCGTGGTGGCATCCCGGTACGGCGGAGAGGGCGCGGCCGGCGGTCTCGCCGACCGCACCCGCATCCTCGTCTCGCGGGCGTCCACCCACGTGACCAAGGCGATGTTCCCCAAGCGGTTGCGCGACGTGTCCGATCCGATGACCGGGTTCTTCCTCATCGACCGGCGGTCCGTCGACCTCTCCCAGCTGCGCCCCCAGGGGTTCAAGATCCTGCTGGAGATCCTGGCCCGGCGGCCGATGCGGGTGGGCGAGATCCCGTTCTCGTTCGCGGACCGTCACGCCGGCGCATCGAAGGCCTCGTTCCGTCAGGGCATCCACTTCCTGTCCCAGCTGACCGCGCTCCGATTCGGCAAGATGTCGCTGTTCGCGATCATCGGAGGGCTCGGGGCGGTGGCGAACCTCGCCATCGTCTGGGCGCTGTCGCAGCTGGGCGTGGCGGACGTGGTCGCCATGATCATCGCGGCCGAGACGACGATCATCGCGAACTTCGCGCTGCAGGAGCGGTTCGTCTTCCAGGACGTGAAGGCGGATGCATCCGGCCTCGCCACCCGGTTCGTGAAGTCCTTCGCCTTCAACAACGCCGAACTCGTGGTGCGGATCCCGATCACCGCGCTGATCATCTCGAATTGGCACATCTCGGTGGTCATCGCGACCGGGATCACCCTCGTGGCGGCGTTCATCCTGCGCTTCCTGTTCCACTCCCTCGTGGTCTACGCCCCGCGCCGCACGTCCGCGCCGGCCTCCCCGGCGCGGAAGCTCGTGGAAGAGCTGGACCGTCAGGCCATCTCCCCCGGCGAGCTCTGA
- a CDS encoding polysaccharide deacetylase family protein: protein MNRARHAQRMPGRARRLVIGGLVGAVVLAVAVVVTLAVMRSVSASAPAVAAPDSPTATPTPTPTPAPLTAAEALLATTDDPAACAVSFAGDGIADGPQLQSQGTLYAGLPIPARDGAAFAGWYATPEDAAALAVGARVNGADVVTCTDREVTLHGAWKSADEVAAEDVGVPILMYHQFTTRPEGEDNWLKANFAYIGDFEAQMAYLAENEFYLPTWDELSAFIDGRLYIPKLSAIVTDDDADSTWLELAAPIVEAYRIPTTSFVITSARTEPTPNMYVLQRSHTHDMHSAGDNGKGRMVNWSVDQIAADMATSAEILGATEVMAYPFGHYNDTAKEALRRSGFELARTVEPGYVRIGTDKLALPTIRINYGMGLDAFRNLVG, encoded by the coding sequence ATGAACCGGGCACGACATGCGCAACGGATGCCGGGGCGCGCACGCAGACTCGTCATCGGCGGACTCGTCGGGGCGGTGGTGCTGGCCGTGGCCGTGGTGGTGACCCTCGCGGTGATGCGCTCGGTGAGCGCGAGCGCACCCGCCGTTGCGGCCCCCGACTCTCCGACCGCCACCCCCACCCCGACACCCACCCCCGCTCCGCTGACCGCGGCGGAGGCGCTGCTCGCCACGACCGACGATCCCGCGGCGTGCGCCGTGAGCTTCGCCGGTGACGGCATCGCCGACGGCCCGCAGCTGCAGTCCCAGGGAACGCTCTACGCCGGCCTTCCGATCCCTGCCCGTGACGGCGCCGCATTCGCCGGCTGGTACGCGACCCCCGAGGACGCCGCGGCCCTCGCGGTCGGGGCGCGCGTCAACGGCGCGGATGTCGTGACCTGCACGGATCGCGAGGTCACCCTGCACGGCGCGTGGAAGTCCGCCGATGAGGTGGCGGCGGAGGACGTCGGCGTCCCCATCCTGATGTACCACCAGTTCACGACCCGGCCCGAGGGGGAGGACAACTGGCTGAAGGCGAACTTCGCCTACATCGGCGACTTCGAGGCGCAGATGGCCTACCTCGCCGAGAACGAGTTCTACCTGCCCACCTGGGACGAGCTGAGCGCCTTCATCGACGGCCGCCTCTACATTCCGAAGCTGTCCGCGATCGTCACCGATGACGACGCGGACTCCACCTGGCTGGAGCTGGCGGCGCCGATCGTGGAGGCGTACCGCATCCCCACCACGTCGTTCGTGATCACCTCCGCCCGCACCGAGCCGACGCCCAACATGTACGTGCTGCAGCGTTCGCACACCCACGACATGCACAGCGCCGGCGACAACGGGAAGGGCCGGATGGTGAACTGGAGCGTCGACCAGATCGCCGCGGACATGGCGACCTCGGCGGAGATCCTCGGCGCGACCGAGGTGATGGCCTATCCGTTCGGCCACTACAACGACACGGCCAAGGAGGCGCTGCGCCGGTCCGGCTTCGAGCTGGCGCGCACCGTCGAGCCGGGGTACGTGCGCATCGGCACCGACAAGCTGGCGCTTCCCACCATCCGGATCAACTACGGCATGGGTCTCGACGCCTTCCGCAACCTCGTCGGCTGA
- a CDS encoding SulP family inorganic anion transporter, whose translation MPAAPAVPSRYRIEPTVLQALRSPRLLTREVLAGLVVAIALIPEAIAFSIIAGVDPRVGLFSSFVMAVVIAFVGGRPAMITAATGAVALVIAPVAREYGMDYFIATVLLAGVIQILLALLGVAKLMRFIPRSVMVGFVNALAILIFVSQVPQLIDVPWAVYPLVAVGLVILFLLPKLTRVVPAPLVAIVLLTGAVVVFAISVPTVGDQGELPRSLPELFIPHVPLTFETLRIIAPYALAVAVVGLLESLMTAKLVDEITDTHSRKTREAWGQGVANIASGMFGGMGGCAMIGQTMINVKASGARTRISTFLAGVFLLILVVVLGDIVAIIPMAALVAVMILVSISTFDWHSIRISTLRRMPKSETAVMVVTVAITVWTHNLAIGVGAGVLLAMVLFARRVAHFATVTRTVDADAPVPTAHYRVDGELFFASSNDLTTQFEYTADPAHVVIDMSGSHIWDASTVAALDAIVTKYGQHGKTVVLEGMNEATTAFHRRLSGGVAAE comes from the coding sequence GTGCCCGCCGCACCCGCCGTCCCGTCCCGCTACCGGATCGAACCGACCGTCCTGCAGGCGCTCCGCAGCCCCCGGCTGCTCACCCGTGAGGTGCTCGCCGGGCTCGTGGTGGCGATCGCCCTCATCCCCGAGGCCATCGCGTTCTCGATCATCGCAGGGGTCGACCCCCGGGTGGGGCTGTTCTCGTCGTTCGTCATGGCCGTGGTCATCGCCTTCGTCGGAGGCCGTCCGGCGATGATCACCGCGGCGACCGGGGCGGTGGCCCTCGTCATCGCGCCGGTGGCCCGCGAGTACGGGATGGACTACTTCATCGCCACGGTGCTGTTGGCCGGCGTCATCCAGATCCTCCTGGCGCTGCTCGGCGTCGCGAAGCTCATGCGCTTCATCCCGCGCAGCGTCATGGTCGGCTTCGTGAACGCGCTGGCCATCCTGATCTTCGTGTCGCAGGTCCCGCAACTCATCGACGTGCCCTGGGCGGTGTATCCGCTCGTCGCGGTGGGCCTCGTCATCCTGTTCCTGCTCCCGAAGCTGACCCGGGTCGTGCCCGCCCCTCTCGTGGCCATCGTGCTGCTGACCGGCGCCGTCGTCGTGTTCGCGATCTCGGTGCCGACGGTCGGCGACCAGGGGGAGCTGCCGCGGAGCCTTCCGGAGCTGTTCATCCCGCACGTGCCGCTCACCTTCGAGACGCTGCGGATCATCGCGCCCTACGCGCTCGCGGTCGCCGTGGTCGGTCTCCTGGAGTCGCTGATGACGGCGAAGCTCGTCGACGAGATCACGGACACGCACTCGCGCAAGACCCGCGAGGCGTGGGGTCAGGGCGTCGCGAACATCGCCTCCGGGATGTTCGGGGGCATGGGCGGCTGCGCGATGATCGGCCAGACGATGATCAACGTGAAGGCCTCGGGCGCGCGCACGCGCATCTCCACCTTCCTGGCCGGTGTGTTCCTCCTGATCCTCGTCGTGGTGCTCGGCGACATCGTCGCGATCATCCCCATGGCGGCCCTCGTGGCCGTCATGATCCTCGTCTCCATCTCGACGTTCGACTGGCACAGCATCCGCATCTCCACCCTGCGCCGGATGCCGAAGAGCGAGACCGCGGTCATGGTCGTCACCGTCGCGATCACCGTGTGGACCCACAACCTCGCGATCGGCGTCGGCGCGGGAGTGCTCCTGGCGATGGTGCTGTTCGCCCGCCGGGTCGCGCACTTCGCGACGGTCACGCGCACGGTGGATGCCGACGCGCCCGTGCCGACCGCGCACTACCGGGTGGACGGCGAACTCTTCTTCGCCTCCAGCAACGACCTCACGACCCAGTTCGAGTACACCGCGGACCCGGCGCACGTGGTCATCGACATGTCCGGTTCGCACATCTGGGACGCGTCGACCGTGGCGGCGCTGGATGCCATCGTCACGAAGTACGGCCAGCACGGGAAGACCGTGGTCCTGGAGGGGATGAACGAGGCGACCACCGCGTTCCACCGCCGACTCTCCGGCGGCGTCGCGGCGGAGTAG
- a CDS encoding DMT family transporter yields MPWIVLLVSAVFEAVWATALGSSEGLSLPVPTVVFVVALVASMAGLGWAAKSIPIGTAYSVWVGVGAALTVGFALATGAEEFSVWKVVFIAGIIGAVVGLKLLPAPPADAAKPEPLSGD; encoded by the coding sequence ATGCCGTGGATCGTGCTGCTGGTGAGCGCCGTGTTCGAGGCGGTGTGGGCCACCGCGCTGGGCTCCTCCGAGGGTCTCAGCCTCCCCGTGCCGACGGTGGTGTTCGTCGTCGCGCTCGTGGCGAGCATGGCCGGACTCGGCTGGGCGGCGAAGAGCATCCCGATCGGTACCGCGTATTCGGTCTGGGTCGGTGTCGGCGCGGCTCTGACGGTGGGCTTCGCACTGGCGACCGGGGCGGAGGAGTTCTCCGTCTGGAAGGTCGTGTTCATCGCCGGGATCATCGGCGCGGTCGTGGGCCTGAAGCTGCTGCCGGCGCCTCCGGCGGACGCCGCGAAACCTGAACCGCTGTCGGGGGACTGA
- a CDS encoding DMT family transporter, which produces MAWIVLIVSGMLEAVWASALSASRGFRRVVPTIVFGVSLLASMAGLAFAMNELPTGTAYAVWVGIGATLTVVWAIVTRAERASLGRILLLLLLVACVIGLKVVS; this is translated from the coding sequence ATGGCATGGATCGTGCTGATCGTCTCGGGGATGCTGGAGGCCGTCTGGGCCTCGGCGCTCTCCGCCTCCCGGGGATTCCGCCGGGTCGTCCCGACGATCGTGTTCGGGGTCTCGCTGCTGGCCAGCATGGCCGGGCTCGCCTTCGCGATGAACGAGCTGCCCACCGGCACCGCCTACGCGGTGTGGGTGGGGATCGGCGCGACGCTCACCGTGGTGTGGGCGATCGTGACCCGCGCCGAACGGGCCTCGCTCGGCCGCATCCTGCTTCTGCTCCTGTTGGTCGCCTGCGTCATCGGCCTCAAGGTGGTGAGCTGA